In a genomic window of Streptomyces sp. NBC_01231:
- a CDS encoding superoxide dismutase yields the protein MAVYTLPELPYDYSALEPVINPLIVELHHDKHHAAYVKGANDTLEQLAEARDKETWGSINGLEKNLAFHLSGHILHSIYWHNMTGDGGGEPLDKDGVGELADAIAESFGSFAKFKAQLTKASATTQGSGWGVLAYEPLSGRLIVEQVYDHQGNVGQGSTPILVFDAWEHAFYLQYKNQKVDFIDAMWAVVNWQDVARRYAAAKERGDSLLLAP from the coding sequence ATGGCGGTTTACACGCTCCCGGAGCTTCCGTACGACTACTCGGCGCTTGAACCGGTCATCAACCCCCTGATCGTCGAGTTGCACCATGACAAGCACCACGCGGCGTACGTGAAGGGCGCGAACGACACGCTGGAGCAGCTTGCGGAGGCGCGGGACAAGGAGACGTGGGGCTCGATCAACGGGCTGGAGAAGAACCTGGCCTTCCACCTCTCGGGGCACATCCTGCACTCGATTTATTGGCACAACATGACCGGCGACGGCGGTGGCGAGCCCCTAGACAAGGACGGCGTAGGCGAGCTCGCGGACGCGATCGCCGAGTCCTTCGGCTCCTTCGCCAAGTTCAAGGCCCAGCTGACCAAGGCGTCCGCCACCACTCAGGGCTCCGGCTGGGGCGTGCTGGCGTACGAGCCGCTGAGCGGTCGGCTGATCGTCGAGCAGGTCTACGACCACCAGGGCAACGTCGGCCAGGGCTCGACCCCGATCCTGGTGTTCGACGCTTGGGAGCACGCCTTCTACCTGCAGTACAAGAACCAGAAGGTCGACTTCATCGACGCCATGTGGGCCGTCGTCAACTGGCAGGACGTGGCCCGGCGTTACGCCGCCGCCAAGGAGCGTGGCGACAGCCTGCTGCTCGCGCCGTGA
- a CDS encoding YnfA family protein — translation MTVARSVALFVVAALFEIGGAWLVWQGIREHKGWIWIGAGVIALGIYGVVATWQSDDNFGRILAAYGGIFVAGSIAWGMVADGYRPDRYDVIGALVCLAGMAVIMYAPRSH, via the coding sequence ATGACTGTCGCTCGTTCCGTTGCCCTGTTCGTCGTCGCCGCCCTCTTCGAAATCGGTGGCGCCTGGCTGGTCTGGCAGGGCATCCGGGAGCACAAGGGCTGGATCTGGATCGGTGCCGGCGTCATCGCGCTGGGCATCTACGGCGTCGTGGCCACCTGGCAGTCGGACGACAACTTCGGGCGCATCCTCGCCGCGTACGGCGGGATCTTCGTCGCCGGGTCGATCGCCTGGGGCATGGTCGCCGACGGCTACCGGCCCGACCGCTACGACGTCATCGGCGCCCTGGTCTGCCTCGCCGGGATGGCCGTGATCATGTACGCGCCCCGCAGCCACTGA
- a CDS encoding sulfite exporter TauE/SafE family protein translates to MATDKDLAPLRSTYSTPLVFGAGAVIGVLGGMIGLGGAEFRLPLLVSLFGFAALSAVILNKAMSLVVVLVALPARLAAVPASDVAAHWPAAINLLSGSLVGAWAGASWAVRMRSSTLYKVLAALMVLMAAALLVTHTTTLGTLALPLWAQVPCGVVAGFGIGVVAAIMGVAGGELLIPTIVLLFAVDIKTAGSLSLLVSLPTMLVAFARYSRDGSFAVLGANLRFTMVMAAGSITGALLGGLLLGVFSDLVLIPALAAILLVSAAKLARHE, encoded by the coding sequence ATGGCCACTGACAAGGACCTCGCTCCACTACGTTCGACGTATTCAACGCCCCTGGTGTTTGGTGCGGGAGCGGTCATCGGCGTGCTGGGCGGGATGATCGGCCTGGGGGGTGCGGAGTTCCGCCTGCCGCTACTGGTCAGTCTTTTCGGGTTCGCCGCTCTCTCAGCGGTCATCCTGAACAAGGCGATGAGCCTGGTGGTGGTGCTGGTCGCGCTGCCCGCCCGCCTGGCAGCGGTCCCGGCCTCCGACGTGGCCGCGCACTGGCCTGCCGCGATCAACCTGTTGTCCGGCAGCTTGGTGGGCGCCTGGGCCGGAGCGTCCTGGGCGGTGCGTATGCGCAGCTCCACGCTCTACAAAGTGCTGGCGGCGTTGATGGTGCTCATGGCCGCAGCACTGTTGGTCACGCACACCACCACCCTGGGGACGCTCGCCCTGCCGCTGTGGGCTCAGGTGCCCTGCGGTGTTGTGGCCGGCTTCGGCATCGGGGTCGTCGCGGCGATCATGGGTGTGGCCGGCGGCGAACTGCTGATCCCGACGATCGTGTTGCTGTTCGCGGTGGACATCAAGACCGCGGGAAGCCTCTCCCTGCTGGTGTCACTGCCGACCATGCTGGTGGCCTTCGCCCGCTACAGCCGTGACGGCAGCTTCGCGGTGCTCGGTGCCAACCTCCGCTTCACCATGGTGATGGCCGCCGGCTCGATCACTGGCGCCCTGCTGGGCGGGCTGCTTCTCGGTGTGTTCTCAGACTTGGTGCTCATCCCCGCGCTTGCCGCGATCCTGCTCGTCTCCGCGGCCAAGCTCGCCCGCCACGAATGA
- a CDS encoding helix-turn-helix transcriptional regulator yields the protein MARQELAHYLRDRRAALRPHEIGLTETGTARRTPGLRREEVAELAHMSVDYYTRLEQARGPRPSARILDALARALRLTPAERSHLFRLAGSSAPPGTSAVRRVRPHVARMLDRLPETGAIVTDAAYHVVAWNPLAQALLGADLGDGTTNLARRRFLGQGRTYESSSAEESGHIAVARLRRAADRYPHDPQLAALLAELHDGSEEFRQIWQAHPVHAPGHRTKTLDHPEAGALRLNCDVLLVPEDDQEVVLMTADPGSPAVRALRRLAA from the coding sequence ATGGCACGGCAGGAGCTGGCCCACTACCTGCGGGACCGCCGGGCGGCCCTGCGTCCGCACGAGATCGGCCTGACGGAGACGGGCACCGCCCGCCGCACACCGGGCCTGCGCCGCGAAGAGGTGGCGGAGCTCGCCCACATGTCGGTCGACTACTACACGCGGCTGGAGCAGGCCCGGGGACCGCGGCCGTCGGCCCGGATCCTGGACGCATTGGCCCGCGCGCTGCGGCTCACGCCGGCCGAGCGCAGCCACCTGTTCCGCCTGGCGGGTTCGAGCGCGCCGCCCGGCACCAGCGCCGTGCGGCGGGTGCGCCCGCACGTGGCCCGGATGCTGGACCGGCTGCCGGAGACCGGTGCCATCGTCACTGACGCGGCGTACCACGTCGTCGCCTGGAACCCCCTGGCCCAGGCACTGCTCGGCGCCGACCTCGGAGACGGGACGACGAACCTGGCCCGCCGCCGCTTCCTGGGCCAGGGGCGGACGTACGAGAGCTCCAGCGCCGAGGAATCCGGGCACATCGCGGTGGCGCGGTTGCGCCGGGCCGCCGACCGCTACCCGCACGACCCGCAGCTGGCCGCCCTGCTGGCCGAACTACACGACGGCAGTGAGGAGTTCCGGCAGATCTGGCAGGCACATCCGGTCCACGCTCCCGGGCACCGCACCAAGACCCTGGACCACCCGGAGGCCGGCGCGCTGCGGTTGAACTGCGACGTCCTGCTCGTGCCCGAGGACGACCAGGAGGTCGTCCTGATGACGGCCGACCCCGGATCACCTGCCGTGCGGGCCCTGCGCAGGCTAGCAGCCTGA
- a CDS encoding SDR family oxidoreductase — protein sequence MNERTALVTGANKGIGKHISRLLAAEGLTVYVGSRDPGRGQRAVEEIGAGARLLVLDVSDPDGIAQAAAQVDRLDVLVNNAGISLSLAPPAGTGVEEFRRTYETNVFGVVAVTNAFLPALRRSPRPRIVNISSGTASLTWSTNPNPQFIPGSGGAAAYRSSKAALNALTVLYAQTLAQDGFKVNALAPGLRATDLTPRAAAAGGDPAEAAQGALRLALLPDDGPTGGFFSWDGTPVPW from the coding sequence ATGAACGAACGCACAGCTCTGGTCACCGGTGCCAACAAGGGCATCGGCAAGCATATTTCCCGGCTGCTCGCCGCCGAGGGCCTCACCGTGTACGTGGGCTCCCGCGACCCCGGGCGCGGGCAGCGGGCCGTCGAGGAGATCGGCGCCGGGGCCCGTCTGCTGGTCCTCGACGTGAGTGATCCCGACGGCATCGCACAGGCCGCGGCTCAGGTGGACCGCTTGGACGTGCTGGTCAACAATGCCGGCATCTCGCTGTCGCTCGCCCCGCCGGCCGGCACCGGCGTCGAGGAGTTCCGGCGCACGTACGAGACCAATGTGTTCGGGGTAGTGGCGGTGACCAATGCCTTCCTGCCCGCCCTGCGCCGGTCGCCGCGCCCGCGCATCGTCAACATCTCCAGTGGCACCGCGTCGCTGACCTGGAGCACGAATCCCAACCCCCAGTTCATCCCGGGAAGCGGCGGCGCCGCCGCCTACCGGTCGTCCAAGGCCGCCCTCAACGCCCTCACCGTCCTGTACGCCCAGACGCTGGCCCAGGACGGCTTCAAGGTCAACGCGCTCGCTCCCGGCCTGCGGGCCACTGATCTGACTCCCAGGGCCGCCGCTGCCGGCGGCGACCCGGCCGAGGCCGCCCAAGGTGCTCTCCGCCTGGCCCTGCTGCCGGACGACGGCCCCACCGGTGGCTTCTTCTCCTGGGACGGAACCCCCGTGCCCTGGTGA
- a CDS encoding MerR family transcriptional regulator, translating to MSTGLRSGQVAEAAGVNIQTLRYYERRGLLAEPERSNGGHRLYGEDAVTALRVIKAAQRLGFTLEEVADLLEAGRHRHGRPVAGLQDRAAAKLAEVDAKIADLTTIRTALAAALDAGCDDLTVCASSVCCPIPFTGLAEENRHAGPCC from the coding sequence GTGAGCACGGGCCTGCGCAGCGGGCAGGTCGCGGAGGCGGCCGGGGTGAACATCCAGACGCTGCGCTACTACGAGCGGCGCGGCCTGCTGGCCGAGCCGGAGCGCAGCAACGGCGGTCACCGCCTTTACGGCGAGGACGCGGTCACCGCGCTGAGAGTGATCAAGGCCGCCCAGCGGCTGGGGTTCACGCTGGAGGAGGTCGCGGACCTCCTGGAGGCCGGCCGCCACCGCCACGGACGCCCCGTGGCGGGGCTCCAGGACCGCGCCGCGGCCAAGCTCGCCGAGGTCGACGCGAAGATCGCGGACCTGACCACCATCCGCACCGCCCTGGCCGCGGCCCTCGACGCGGGCTGCGACGACCTGACCGTCTGCGCGTCCAGCGTCTGCTGCCCCATCCCCTTCACCGGCCTCGCCGAGGAGAACCGCCATGCCGGACCCTGCTGCTGA
- a CDS encoding sulfite exporter TauE/SafE family protein, producing MEQTLQIIAIVVAAFGTAALSAVAGFGGGVLLLPVFVAVLGTRDAVAVLTVAQLASNGSRVWFNRHEVDRRLVGIFALGAVPAAVVGALLFATAPLPALTRLIGVFLLVMVAWRRWKPHAARLDDTAFTAVGAVSGFGSALVGSVGPMVAPFFLARGLLKGAYIGTEAASAVVMHLTKLVVFGAAAVLTASNAVIGLALAPASTAGAWTGKKIVDRLPAHVFVIVVEIGLVTSGLLLAITGG from the coding sequence ATGGAACAGACACTGCAGATCATCGCCATCGTCGTCGCCGCCTTCGGCACTGCGGCTCTGTCCGCGGTCGCCGGGTTCGGCGGCGGAGTGCTCCTGCTGCCGGTCTTCGTCGCCGTCTTGGGCACCCGGGACGCGGTTGCCGTCCTCACTGTCGCCCAACTGGCCAGCAACGGCAGCCGGGTCTGGTTCAACCGCCACGAGGTCGACCGGCGCCTGGTCGGCATCTTCGCTCTCGGCGCCGTGCCGGCCGCTGTCGTCGGCGCACTCCTGTTCGCCACCGCGCCCCTGCCTGCGCTCACCCGCCTCATCGGCGTGTTCCTGCTGGTCATGGTCGCCTGGCGGCGCTGGAAGCCGCACGCCGCCCGGCTGGACGACACCGCGTTCACCGCCGTCGGCGCCGTCTCCGGTTTCGGCTCCGCCCTGGTCGGCTCGGTCGGCCCGATGGTCGCCCCGTTCTTCCTCGCCCGCGGCCTGCTCAAGGGCGCCTACATCGGCACCGAGGCCGCTTCCGCCGTGGTGATGCACCTGACCAAGCTGGTGGTTTTCGGCGCCGCAGCCGTGCTGACCGCATCCAACGCCGTCATCGGCCTGGCCCTCGCACCCGCCAGCACCGCAGGCGCCTGGACCGGCAAGAAAATCGTCGACCGGCTCCCCGCCCACGTCTTCGTCATCGTGGTCGAGATCGGCCTGGTCACCTCCGGTCTCCTGCTGGCCATCACCGGCGGCTGA